tggacatgtactggcttaagcagggggacatgtctggcactgcaggatttgagtccctggcggcgtagtgtgttactgatggtaggctttgttgctttggtcccagctctttgcaggtcattcactaggtccccccgtgtggttctgggatttttgctcaccgttcttgtgatcattttgacaccacggggtgagatcttgcgtggagccccagatcgagggagattatcagtggtcttgtatgtcttccatttcctaataattgctcccacagttgatttcttcaaaccaagctgcttacctattgaagattcagtcttcccagcctggtgcatgtatacaattttgtttctggtgtcctttgacagctcgttggtcttggccatagtggagtttggagtgtgactgtttgaggttgtggacaggtgtcttttatactgataacaagttcaaacaggtgccattaatataggcaacgagtggaggacagaggagcctcttaaagaagaagttacaggtctgtgagagccagaaatcttgcttttttgtaggtgaccaaatacttattttccaccataatttgcaaataaattcattaaaaatcctacaatgtgattttctggattttttttctctcattttgtctgtcatagttgaagtgtacctatgatgaaaattacaggcctctcatctttttaagtgggagaacttgcacaattgttggcagactaaatacttttttgccccactgtatactgtatattcaaACTACTGACTTGATTATGTACCTTCTCTCTTTCAAAGGGCAGATTGCAGTCCACTGCTGGGTCTTTGGATCATAAGATTCTACTGAGTCGTACAGCTTTCCATATGACCCACCACCCATGGCATAGATCTTCTTTTTCATGGTGGCATAGCAGCCaacctgaggagaggagagatcgtTGGGCAAGTCGTGAGAGATTTGGAAAGTTTGCAATTTGTGAATGTGTTTGTTATACATTTCAGTTGGAAGCCGGAAATGTTCATGTCATGTCACACCTTGCGGACCATGGTCATGCTGGTTTGGGTAGTCCAGGTGTTGTAGTGAGGGTCGAACACCTCCACAGTCAGGAGCTCcatgtcctcttcctctcctcccaacACATAGATCATCCCATCCAGCTCAGCAACACCAAAGTTCTGCCTCGCCTGACCAAACAAAATGGCAGAAGCCTTAATAATACTGAGAAACATTGACCCCTAGTGGCATCACTTGGAACAATAACACACTTTAGGAGGGTAGAGAAGAACAAAACAAATGGCTACCAGTGGGAGTATACAAGTAAAAAGGACAGATGGAACATTTGATAGATTAAATAAATTGTCATGTATGTACATACCACAATATTCACTTTAGTTCAGTGGAAGACATTTATTTTGTCTACATAACCAATTGAAGTGAGAACTTCAGATGATACCACTTGAAATGTCTATGAACCAAGCGGGTTGAATGGTGCTAATGAAAAGGTTGAAAGGattgcaaagaaaaaaacattgcaGTTTTTAATGTTGTGTGGAGTAGTACTGTAGAATACCTGTTTCATGGAAGGAATGGGGGTCCAAGTGTTTGTGTTTGGGTCATATTTCTCTCCACTGCTCAGGACTGTCTTGGTTTCATCCATGCCACCCATCACAAAGAGATGGCCCTCTGAGAGGACAAAGAATGGGGTTAATCTATTGTTGATTACTAAGACTAGGTTGGGTTTGCCTTACATGAGAATTGTTGGAGCCATCAACTAATCATTAGCTGCCATGAAAACTGCACTGTGTATAAGTATGTGCATATGTAACAGTAAAACTGTGTCTGGATCCAATACCAACCTGCTGCCAGCACCCCATGCCCTATTCGCCCAATGCTCATTGGTTCCAGCTCGATCCACAGCTGGCGGTTTGGGTCGTAGAGTGGACACATGCAACGTATCATGGCTGACGGCTTCCTCGTTCTAAACAGGAACCAGATAACAGGACGTCAATTGTGGTCAGTCCTGTTGGTTTTTATCTCTGACACACTGGCTCCTTCTCTAACCTCATCCGCTGTCTATGTGTCACCAGAACACCCCTTCAACTTTACTTACTTGTCTAGAGTCTCCTCAATCACCATGTGCTCTATCAGTAGATCAACCACACACTATTCTCAGTTTTTCCCCTTCCTGTCCTTAATACATTCTCTTCTTGCAGATATCTAAATGTTTTGCATGAATTTCCATTACAAACTGTTTATCTATCAAGCATGTGCACAAAACCACAGCATATCGCAAAATGAGAATCCATGTGTTATGACCACATTGTATGAGTcatatacaatgccttcagaaaatattcacacccttgactttttccacatttcgttgtgttacagcctgaacttaaaattgattaaatttagattttttttgtcactgtcctacacacacacacacacaataccccttaatgtcaAAGTATAATGATGTTTTTGGAAACTTttataaattcatttaaaatggGAAGCTGAAATTTCAACCCCTATGTTATGGCAagactaaataagttcaggagtaaaaatgttctTAACAAGTGACAGACAAGGAAGGTTCTCCAATGCACCAATTGGTAGATAAaaaaagacattgaatatccctttgagcattgtgaagttattaattacactttacatggtgtatcaatacacccactcacaacaaagatacaggaatccttcctaactcagttggcagaggggaaggaaaccactcagggatttcaccatgaggccaatggtgacttttaaaCAGTTAGAGATTAATGGCTGTGAAAGGAAAAAAACTGAGGacggatcaacattgtagttactccacaatattaacctaattgacagagtgaaaaggaggaagcctgtacataatacaaatattccaaaacatgcattactaaagtaacactgcaaaaaatgtggcaaagcaattcacttttttccctgaaaacaaagtgttaggagtaccactctccatatttacaagcatagtgatggctgcatcatgttatgggtatgcttataaTTGTTAAGGCCTGGGGAGTTAATCAGGAttttaaaaaagaaacagaatggagctaagcacaggcaaaatcctagaggaaaacctggttcagtctgctttccaccagacactgggagatgaatttgacagagcttaaatAATGTTGATAAAGAATAAATGGCAATCCAGGTGCGGaaagctcttaagagacttactcagaaagactcacagctgtaatcgctgccgaaggtgcttctaAAAAAcgattgactcaggggtgtgaatacctatgtaaataagttatttctgtattCATTTTCCATGAacttgctaacatttctaaaaacatgttttcactttgtcattattatggggtattgtgtgttgaattcaggctgtaacacaacaaaatgtggaataagttaaggggtattaatactttctgaagacactgtacacATTCAACATCATAGACATTTATGTCTGGACATCGTCCCAGAGTAAGAGACTTAAAAGATACTcacactctctcctccccccctacAGTGACAATGCACTCAGAGTAGCCACGAGGTTTGAAGGCGGCTAACAGAGCCTCGCCCTGCAGTGTTGCGCCCCCCAGTGGAGTGTTGCAGTAATCCCGGATCACCTCCCTCATCAAGGGCTCTCCTAACATCTGCTCCCTCAGGTAACCCTGGTCCAGCCCCTGGAACCACACCGATGACATCACCTCTTTCATGTGcacctggaggggagggggggggacacACCAAGAAGATGTTACTCAGGGGATAAACTAAAAGGCCAATAGTAATGCATAGGCAAATTGTGTGCGAAAAACACATTCCTTCAAATTATTTAGTAGTCTTCGACCAGAATTGTAGTAATTCTACAGCCATGCTTTAGGCAGACGtttgtatcacatccggccgtgattaggagtcccataggacggcgcacaattggcccagcgttgtctgggtttggccagggtaggcctttattgtaaataagaatttgttcttaactgacttgtctagttaaataaataacacagacagacagaaataagGGCAGGACCACCACCACCCTAGCAGTAGAACAGGCCCTCACCCTCCGTTCCTCCAGGTCATGGCCAAGCCAGCGCACCACAGCCTCCAGGACATGTTTCTCATTGCCCACGTTGAGCTTGTCCATCGACAGGATCTCGCACAGCCGGTCTGGAGGTAACTCCGTAAACTCCTCCGTGACGGCCACATCACAGAAATGTGTCTGAAGGAAGTCTGTGGCAGCATGGTGAACATGGTGAAGGCAGTAATGTAGAGAGAAAAGACGGATCCCAATGCAGTTCTCTGCAGCAATGCAGCTCTCCAGGAACTGGCAGCACAGGGACTTCAGGTCTGTCAAGAGCAGCAGGTCAGCGGCCTGGACCATGTCCTGAATGGTGTCCTCACTCAGACTGATCTACACACAGACAACAAGGAGCGGGATGGAAGGAGAAGTGTAACATTAGGATTGTTCTAGGTATCATAATGTTTTTGAATATTATACAATTCTAAAATAGATATGAATTCTCTCAAAAGAGTTAGGCATATAACCTACTGGACAATATCGGTACTGGCAATTTAAAAACCAGTATAAGAATCACACGTACTGGTCAGTTAAGTAATCTGACCCATCCCACTTGTGTTCACTTTACTGTAGGCCTACTACAGATTTGCATACTGCTTACCTCCCCACTAAAGATGTAGTCCAAGATCTGCTTCATGATAGTGACAGAGATTCCCTGGAGCTCAATGGTGTACATGGATCCATCTTCCTTTGGAGGGTTGTAGTTCAGCTTTGTTCTATGGGATGTCAGAATACTGTATCAGAATGACAGGAAAGGGCACTGACAGTCTACAAGCACAGAGTGGGACACACCCTTGACAGCTGGGAAACTATGTTACACAACTAGCCCtgtcaacatttttttttaaaccatggCATGTCAAAAGCTGATTACCTGATATATGGACTAGCCGCAGCCAAAATATTTTTCTGGACTGGAATCTTTTCCCCTTCCAGTACTAACACTGCGTCTTGGAAGCATTGTTCTATCCAAAATGAGCGAAGGGCCTTGAGAAGTTTCTGAGAGTGTTGTGGGTCCGATACCACCGAACCTGCAGCGCTAACCACTGGATCAGAGGTGGACATTGTGTACCTACAGATGAAAACCCCGTTATTATTAACACAGCTGCCCGGATGAGGGCACAGAGAATAAATCAATTTAACCGGCCAGTGTTAGTTTCACACAGGATTAGCCTACGTAGGCTATGCTAACGTCAGCATAATAAATTAGTTACTGTAGCAATAagtaatgactgaactgaatttTTGGCTGAATATTAAAAGTG
This is a stretch of genomic DNA from Oncorhynchus nerka isolate Pitt River linkage group LG25, Oner_Uvic_2.0, whole genome shotgun sequence. It encodes these proteins:
- the LOC115109336 gene encoding gigaxonin-like translates to MSTSDPVVSAAGSVVSDPQHSQKLLKALRSFWIEQCFQDAVLVLEGEKIPVQKNILAAASPYIRTKLNYNPPKEDGSMYTIELQGISVTIMKQILDYIFSGEISLSEDTIQDMVQAADLLLLTDLKSLCCQFLESCIAAENCIGIRLFSLHYCLHHVHHAATDFLQTHFCDVAVTEEFTELPPDRLCEILSMDKLNVGNEKHVLEAVVRWLGHDLEERRVHMKEVMSSVWFQGLDQGYLREQMLGEPLMREVIRDYCNTPLGGATLQGEALLAAFKPRGYSECIVTVGGEERVTRKPSAMIRCMCPLYDPNRQLWIELEPMSIGRIGHGVLAAEGHLFVMGGMDETKTVLSSGEKYDPNTNTWTPIPSMKQARQNFGVAELDGMIYVLGGEEEDMELLTVEVFDPHYNTWTTQTSMTMVRKVGCYATMKKKIYAMGGGSYGKLYDSVESYDPKTQQWTAICPLKERRFGSVACGVGQELYVFGGVRSRDSDNPESSTMTTCKSEFFHDEMKRWIYLDDQNLCVQTSSSFVYGAVPIGVSIYVVGDLDTGTTYDYVREFRRSSGTWHRTKPMLTSDLCKTGCAALRIANCKLFRLQLKQGLFRHRVPSS